One window from the genome of Pseudomonas sp. L5B5 encodes:
- a CDS encoding NarK family nitrate/nitrite MFS transporter has translation MSVLNTPGTGPVIHDWRPEDPAFWGQSGKRTATRNLWISIPALLLAFAVWMVWSTVIVRLNAIGFSFSTDQLFWLAALPGLSGAALRVFYSFMVPIFGGRRWTALSTASLLAPSLWMGFAVQDLATPYSVFVLIALLCGFGGGNFASSMANISFFYPKSQQGTALGLNAGLGNLGVSVMQFCVPLVITFGLFGVLGGQPQVLADGGRLWLQNAGFIWVPFILLVTLAAWFGMNDLSSARASFSEQAVIFKRKHNWLMCWLYLATFGSFIGFSAAFPLLIKTAFPQVNALTFAFLGPLVGALVRPLGGWLADKLGGARVTLWNFVLMILMVFGVLAFIPQPGQGGNFYGFLGLFMLLFITTGIGNGSTFRMIPVIFRTLHERAASGKDSAAREQALKDAGKESAAVLGFSSAMGAFGAFFIPKTFGTSMTMTGSPALAFYMFVGFYLSCIVVTWWWYARKGAQIPC, from the coding sequence ATGTCGGTTCTTAACACGCCCGGCACAGGCCCGGTGATTCACGACTGGCGCCCGGAGGACCCGGCCTTCTGGGGCCAGAGTGGCAAGCGCACGGCTACCCGCAACCTGTGGATCTCGATCCCCGCGCTGTTGCTGGCCTTCGCCGTGTGGATGGTCTGGAGCACGGTGATCGTGCGCCTGAATGCCATCGGTTTCAGCTTCAGCACCGACCAGCTGTTCTGGCTGGCGGCCTTGCCGGGGCTCTCGGGAGCAGCGCTGCGGGTGTTCTACTCGTTCATGGTGCCGATCTTCGGTGGCCGGCGCTGGACCGCCCTGAGCACGGCTTCGTTGCTGGCACCGTCGCTGTGGATGGGTTTTGCCGTGCAGGACCTGGCCACGCCCTACAGCGTGTTCGTGCTGATCGCGCTGCTGTGCGGTTTTGGCGGCGGCAACTTCGCCTCGAGCATGGCCAACATCAGCTTCTTCTACCCCAAGTCGCAGCAGGGCACGGCCCTGGGCCTGAACGCCGGGCTGGGCAACCTCGGGGTGTCGGTGATGCAGTTCTGCGTGCCGCTGGTGATCACCTTCGGCCTGTTCGGTGTGCTGGGCGGCCAGCCCCAGGTGCTGGCCGACGGTGGTCGGCTGTGGTTGCAGAACGCCGGTTTCATCTGGGTGCCGTTCATCCTGCTGGTGACCCTGGCGGCCTGGTTCGGCATGAACGACCTGTCCAGCGCCAGGGCCTCGTTCAGCGAGCAGGCGGTGATCTTCAAGCGCAAGCACAACTGGCTGATGTGCTGGCTGTACCTGGCCACCTTCGGTTCGTTCATCGGCTTCTCGGCGGCGTTCCCGCTGCTGATCAAGACTGCCTTCCCCCAGGTCAATGCCCTGACGTTCGCCTTCCTTGGCCCCCTGGTGGGCGCCCTGGTCCGGCCGCTGGGCGGCTGGCTGGCGGACAAGCTGGGCGGTGCGCGGGTGACCCTGTGGAACTTCGTGCTGATGATCCTGATGGTCTTCGGGGTGCTGGCGTTCATCCCGCAGCCGGGGCAGGGCGGCAACTTCTACGGTTTCCTCGGCCTGTTCATGCTGTTGTTCATCACCACCGGCATCGGCAACGGTTCGACCTTTCGCATGATCCCGGTGATCTTCCGCACGCTGCACGAGCGCGCCGCCAGCGGCAAGGACAGCGCCGCCCGGGAGCAGGCGCTCAAGGACGCCGGCAAGGAGTCCGCCGCCGTGCTGGGCTTCAGCTCGGCCATGGGGGCCTTTGGCGCCTTCTTCATTCCCAAGACCTTCGGCACCTCGATGACCATGACCGGCAGCCCGGCGCTGGCCTTCTACATGTTCGTGGGGTTCTACCTGAGCTGCATCGTCGTGACCTGGTGGTGGTACGCCCGCAAGGGCGCCCAGATCCCTTGCTGA
- a CDS encoding nitrate reductase subunit alpha: MSHLLDQLRFFNRKQGEFSAGHGETRKESRDWENVYRSRWQYDKIVRSTHGVNCTGSCSWKIYVKNGLITWETQQTDYPRTRTDLPNHEPRGCPRGASYSWYIYSANRLKYPKVRKALLKLWREARQTLLPVEAWASIVEDPAKADAYKSKRGMGGFIRSSWDEVTQIIAAANVYTVKQYGPDRVVGFSPIPAMSMISYAAGARYLSLIGGTCLSFYDWYCDLPPASPMVWGEQTDVPESADWYNSNYIIAWGSNVPQTRTPDAHFFTEVRYKGTKTVAITPDYSEVAKLTDLWLNPKQGTDAALAQAFNHVIFKEFHLDRPSTYFTEYAKRYTDLPVLVLLKPMLGTAPGAGYQPDRFLRASDLADNLGQDNNPEWKTIALDADGQLVSPQGSIGYRWGEQGKWNILPREGTDGREIDLRLSLIGGDVAEVAFPYFAGESQEHFQHVAGDAVQFRRVPVHNLTLADGSQVKVATVFDLSAANLAIDRGLGGANVARDYDDASVPGTPAWQEQITGVSREKAIQIAREFAENADKTRGRSMIILGAALNHWYHMDMSYRGLINMLMLCGCIGQTGGGWAHYVGQEKLRPQCGWLPLTFGLDWSRPPRQMNGTSFFYAHSSQWRHEKMNMHDVLSPLADKSQFPEHALDYNIRAERAGWLPSSPQFSVNPLHICRDAAAAGMAPKDYVVKGWQDGSLRFACEQPDNPANFPRNMFIWRSNLLGSSGKGHEYMLKYLLGTRNGVMNEDIGQSGDCKPGEAEWVEQGPTGKLDLVTTLDFRMSSTCVYSDIVLPTATWYEKDDMNTSDMHPFIHPLSAAIDPAWESRTDWEIYKSIAKAFSEMSEGHLGVEQDLVTVPLLHDSVGELAQPFGGSDWKTAGVAPQPGRNAPNLQVVERNYPNIYKQFTSLGPLLEKFGNGGKGINWNTEEEVQLLGDLNYREQEAGISQGRPKIDTAIDAAEVVLSLAPETNGRVALKAWEALSRFTGIDHSHLAQSKAHEAIRFRDIQAQPRKIISSPTWSGLEDDHVSYNAGYTNVHENIPWRTITGRQQFYQDHPWMQAFGEQLMSYRPPVDTRTIEAVKGKRANGNPEIVLNWITPHQKWGIHSTYSDNLLMLTLSRGGPIVWLSEIDAKRAGIEDNDWIECFNANGAATARAVVSQRVKEGMVMMYHAQERIVNVPGSETTGTRGGHHNSVTRVVLKPTHMIGGYAQQAYGFNYYGTVGCNRDEFVVVRKMAEVDWLDGSRGDELPQPLPTEME, encoded by the coding sequence ATGAGCCATCTGCTGGATCAACTGCGGTTTTTCAACCGCAAGCAAGGCGAGTTTTCCGCCGGTCACGGGGAAACTCGCAAGGAATCGCGCGACTGGGAGAACGTCTACCGTTCGCGCTGGCAGTACGACAAGATCGTGCGTTCCACCCACGGGGTGAACTGCACCGGTTCCTGCTCGTGGAAGATCTACGTGAAGAACGGCCTGATCACCTGGGAAACCCAGCAGACCGACTACCCGCGCACCCGCACCGACCTGCCCAACCACGAACCCCGCGGTTGCCCCCGGGGCGCCAGCTACAGCTGGTACATCTACAGCGCCAACCGCCTGAAGTACCCCAAGGTGCGCAAGGCCCTGCTCAAGCTGTGGCGCGAGGCGCGCCAGACCCTGCTACCGGTAGAGGCCTGGGCCAGCATCGTCGAGGACCCGGCCAAGGCCGATGCCTACAAGAGCAAGCGCGGCATGGGCGGTTTCATCCGTTCCAGCTGGGACGAGGTGACCCAGATCATCGCCGCCGCCAACGTCTACACCGTCAAGCAGTACGGCCCCGACCGGGTGGTGGGTTTCTCGCCGATCCCGGCCATGTCGATGATCAGCTACGCCGCCGGCGCCCGTTACCTGTCGCTGATCGGTGGCACCTGCCTGAGCTTCTACGACTGGTACTGCGACCTGCCGCCGGCCTCGCCGATGGTCTGGGGCGAGCAGACCGACGTGCCGGAATCGGCCGACTGGTACAACTCCAACTACATCATCGCCTGGGGCTCCAACGTCCCCCAGACCCGCACCCCCGATGCGCACTTCTTCACCGAGGTGCGCTACAAGGGCACCAAGACCGTGGCCATCACCCCGGACTATTCGGAGGTGGCCAAGCTCACCGATCTGTGGCTCAACCCCAAGCAGGGCACCGACGCCGCGCTGGCCCAGGCCTTCAACCATGTGATCTTCAAGGAATTTCACCTGGATCGGCCCAGCACCTATTTCACCGAATACGCCAAGCGCTACACCGACCTGCCCGTGCTGGTGCTGCTCAAGCCGATGCTCGGCACCGCGCCGGGTGCCGGCTATCAGCCGGACCGCTTCCTGCGGGCCTCGGACCTGGCCGACAACCTGGGCCAGGACAACAACCCCGAATGGAAGACCATCGCCCTCGACGCCGATGGCCAGCTGGTTTCACCCCAGGGCTCGATCGGCTATCGCTGGGGCGAGCAGGGCAAGTGGAACATCCTGCCCCGTGAAGGCACCGACGGCCGCGAGATCGACCTGCGCCTGAGCCTGATCGGCGGCGACGTCGCCGAAGTGGCATTTCCCTACTTCGCCGGTGAGTCCCAGGAACACTTCCAGCATGTGGCCGGTGACGCCGTGCAGTTTCGCCGGGTGCCGGTGCACAACCTGACCCTGGCCGATGGCAGCCAGGTCAAGGTGGCCACGGTGTTCGACCTGTCGGCGGCCAACCTGGCCATCGACCGTGGCCTGGGCGGCGCCAACGTTGCCCGCGACTACGACGATGCCAGCGTGCCCGGGACCCCGGCCTGGCAAGAGCAGATCACCGGCGTCAGCCGCGAGAAGGCGATCCAGATCGCCCGGGAGTTCGCCGAGAACGCCGACAAGACCCGTGGCCGTTCGATGATCATCCTCGGCGCGGCGCTCAACCACTGGTACCACATGGACATGAGCTACCGCGGGCTGATCAACATGCTCATGCTCTGCGGCTGCATCGGCCAGACCGGTGGCGGCTGGGCCCACTACGTCGGCCAGGAAAAACTGCGCCCGCAATGCGGCTGGCTGCCCCTGACCTTCGGCCTGGACTGGAGCCGGCCGCCACGGCAGATGAACGGCACCAGCTTCTTCTATGCCCACAGCTCGCAGTGGCGCCACGAGAAGATGAACATGCACGACGTGCTCTCGCCGCTGGCCGACAAGAGCCAGTTCCCCGAGCACGCCCTGGACTACAACATCCGCGCCGAGCGCGCCGGCTGGCTGCCCAGCTCGCCGCAGTTCAGCGTCAACCCGCTGCACATCTGCCGCGACGCCGCCGCGGCCGGCATGGCGCCCAAGGATTACGTGGTCAAGGGCTGGCAGGACGGCAGCCTGCGCTTTGCCTGCGAACAGCCCGACAACCCGGCCAACTTCCCGCGCAACATGTTCATCTGGCGCTCCAACCTGCTGGGCTCCTCCGGCAAGGGCCACGAGTACATGCTCAAGTACCTGCTGGGCACCCGCAACGGCGTGATGAACGAGGACATCGGCCAGTCCGGCGACTGCAAGCCCGGGGAAGCCGAATGGGTCGAGCAGGGCCCGACCGGCAAGCTGGACCTGGTCACCACCCTGGATTTCCGCATGTCCTCGACCTGCGTGTACTCCGACATCGTCCTGCCGACCGCGACCTGGTACGAGAAGGACGACATGAACACCTCGGACATGCACCCCTTCATCCACCCGCTGTCGGCGGCCATCGACCCGGCCTGGGAGTCGCGTACCGACTGGGAAATCTACAAGAGCATCGCCAAGGCCTTCTCCGAGATGAGCGAAGGTCACCTGGGGGTCGAACAGGACCTGGTCACCGTGCCGCTGCTGCATGACAGCGTCGGCGAGCTGGCCCAGCCCTTCGGCGGCAGCGACTGGAAAACCGCCGGGGTGGCACCGCAGCCGGGCAGGAACGCGCCGAACCTGCAAGTGGTGGAGCGCAACTACCCGAACATCTACAAGCAGTTCACCTCCCTGGGCCCGTTGCTGGAAAAATTCGGCAACGGCGGCAAGGGCATCAACTGGAACACCGAGGAGGAAGTGCAGCTGCTCGGCGACTTGAACTACCGCGAGCAGGAGGCGGGCATCAGCCAGGGCCGGCCGAAGATCGACACCGCCATCGACGCCGCCGAAGTGGTGCTGTCCCTGGCGCCGGAAACCAACGGCCGCGTGGCGCTCAAGGCCTGGGAAGCCCTGTCGCGGTTCACCGGTATCGACCACAGCCACCTGGCGCAATCCAAGGCCCATGAGGCGATCCGCTTCCGCGATATCCAGGCCCAGCCGCGCAAGATCATCTCCAGCCCGACCTGGTCCGGCCTGGAAGACGATCACGTGAGCTACAACGCCGGCTACACCAACGTCCACGAGAACATCCCGTGGCGCACCATCACCGGTCGCCAGCAGTTCTACCAGGACCACCCCTGGATGCAGGCCTTCGGCGAGCAGTTGATGAGCTACCGGCCACCGGTGGACACCCGGACCATCGAGGCGGTGAAGGGCAAGCGCGCCAACGGCAACCCGGAGATCGTCCTCAACTGGATCACCCCGCACCAGAAGTGGGGGATCCACAGCACCTACAGCGACAACCTGCTGATGCTCACCCTGAGCCGCGGCGGGCCGATCGTCTGGCTCTCGGAGATCGACGCCAAGCGTGCCGGCATCGAGGACAACGACTGGATCGAGTGCTTCAACGCCAACGGTGCGGCGACTGCCCGGGCGGTGGTCAGCCAGCGGGTCAAGGAGGGCATGGTGATGATGTACCACGCCCAGGAGAGGATCGTGAACGTGCCCGGTTCCGAGACCACCGGCACCCGTGGCGGCCACCACAACTCGGTGACCCGGGTGGTGCTCAAGCCTACCCACATGATCGGCGGCTATGCCCAGCAGGCCTACGGTTTCAACTATTACGGCACGGTCGGTTGCAACCGCGACGAGTTCGTCGTGGTGCGCAAGATGGCCGAGGTCGACTGGCTCGACGGTTCCCGTGGCGATGAGCTGCCACAACCGTTGCCCACCGAGATGGAATGA